TTTACCAAACGTTAGCGCAAAGGCAAGCCTTCAAGTAAGTGATGCTGAGAGTAACATAGTAAAGAAAATCCAAAGCCTAATGGGCATTGTTAGCATTATCGCTCTTGTGGTTTCAGCCATTGGCATAACATCGCTAATGACAAGTGAAATTTACCGTCGTAAAAAAGAGATCGGTCTTTTAAAAGCCATAGGCGCAAGTAACTTTGAAATTTACACCCTTTTTGCGAGCGAGAGCCTTGTGGTTGCCTTTTTTGCAGGTATCACTGGAGCATTTTTAGGATACGCGCTAAGCTACGTGATGTCTTACATTATCTTCTCACACGGCATAGGCATAGCTTGGATCGTGCTACCAATTAGCGTGGCATTTGCCCTACTTATCTCAGTTGTTGGCTCGCTAATGCCAATGAGAAACGTCATAAATTTACTACCTGCGGAGGTGCTATATGACCGCAAATAGCAAATTCTTTTACAATACAATTTATAAAAGTTTAAAAAATGGCTCATCAAGAGTAATGGTCATCGTGATCTCTATCTTGCTTGGAGCATGCGTGTGTGCAGCGTTTGTTAATGTCTATCTTGACATTGACTCTAAAGTCTCACGCGAGCTAAAAACTTATGGCGCAAATATGATCTTTGCTCCAAAAGATATGACCTCAAGCGATGATATGAGTGAAAAAACTTACAATGAAATGATCGCTAAGGTACCAAAAGATAAGCTTCTTGGTGAGAGCGGTTATCTCTTTGCTCAGGCAAATATCGGTCCAACAAACGCTATCGTCATGGGAACAAAATTTAGCAATCTAAAAAAAGTTAAACCATTTTTAGATGTTAGAGATGGAACGATGATAAATGTCGATTTTGACGATAAAAACGTGCTAATAGGCGTCGATCTAGCTCGTCAGGCTGGCTTTAAAGCAGGCGATGATATAGAAATTCGTGCCATTGGCTCAAATGAGAGCATAAATGTAAAGATAAAAGGTGTAGTTGCAAGTGGTGACAAAGAGGATGCGCTTTTGATCACGTCACTATCTTTGGCTCAAAAAATTTCAAATAAAGCTGGCAAAATAAACTATGCTGAAGCTGTTGTGCTTGGTAACTTTGATGAGATAACATCGCTTGCAAAGACTATAAGCAATGA
This is a stretch of genomic DNA from Campylobacter concisus. It encodes these proteins:
- a CDS encoding ABC transporter permease, producing MTANSKFFYNTIYKSLKNGSSRVMVIVISILLGACVCAAFVNVYLDIDSKVSRELKTYGANMIFAPKDMTSSDDMSEKTYNEMIAKVPKDKLLGESGYLFAQANIGPTNAIVMGTKFSNLKKVKPFLDVRDGTMINVDFDDKNVLIGVDLARQAGFKAGDDIEIRAIGSNESINVKIKGVVASGDKEDALLITSLSLAQKISNKAGKINYAEAVVLGNFDEITSLAKTISNEEIAAKPVAKVSKSEGYILEKIKLLMALVSLVILLITSMCVNTTLSAILLSRSKEIALLRAIGASKKDVLKLFGFETFVTALISALVGAFLGYLLAQILGYAIFDSSIDFRILSIPVAVIISLLFAAIAAFYPIKRALNNKMADTLRGE